CACGCCAAGGTGGTCAAAGTTCTTGACTTTCCATTCATTGATGTGAGATAAAGTTCTTCCCCCTCCCGATACATCTCAAGTTGAAGTATCCTTTGCTTAAGGATATGAGGAACAACCAGAGAATGAAGTTGAAAGTGAAGTTCATGTCGATGCTGATGCCTTTAACCCTGCTAACGATGTAATTAACCCTCCTATTGCTAAATCCCTAGTTGTGAATTATTTTGCTCGCTCTGAGAATTAAGTATAgtttgtatttaaattgtttttaattaatgaacACGATGTAGTTTTTGAAACTTTTGTGATTTGcttattatttagaaatatgataaaattaatagaatgtgtaagtactgaggattaaatttgttaatatacatattagttagaaaaattttaccttatCACTCTAATTAATCATTTAAGGGaaagtgatcaaaataaaaataatttaaaactttaatggtaaaattgaaatttttataatttgatgatGAAAACAAAACTAATAGTTAAGCGAATAATTCTACAATTCACTTTGTGTTTTTTTAACCGGCCCtccataattattattacaccTTTATTCAATTGTtatgaaagtaaaagaaaaaaaaagtttggccTGTGGGCACCGACGCAATCTGGTGTTAATCAAagctaaaaatatcaaattagaagataattaagaacaaaaaaacaaaagaaatccAATCAAACTATCAATGCTTCACACTACACTTCAATCTCCAAAGACCAAATCAAAGCGAAGCTCAAAAATGAGGTATGGCATTTCAAGGAGGAAGCGAGCTTTGCTACGTTGCTTATTCATTCTCTTCGCAGCTTTTACTTTCATTACCCGGCTCATGCTCACTCTAAGATCCCTCGATGCCCCGCCCACCACCACTACCACCACTTCCAACGGAGCGATGCTGGATTTGCCTGCCCAGCTCGAGCTCGTGGACCTCAAAAGGGTCGCCTTTTTGTCTTCGGCCGAGACGCCCATTCAAGCTGGGCCCAAGACCAAGAACTGTGCAACTGTGGACGAAATGGGCAAGGTTTTTAAGGGGAGGATTTTGAAGGACAGTCTTAGAGTTCGAAAGCTTATTCAAACTCACTTTTCTGTCAACGGTAATCATATTTCTCTTTTGGGTCCCTTTTCAAAgaattattgtaattttttttactattttcaggCGCTCCAAGAATCCGTGAACTGCCTCCGGAGCAGTTTTGCAGACATGGGTTTGTGATAGGAAAAGCATCCGAAGCTGGTTTTGGGAATGAAATGTACAAGTTATTAACTGCTGCAGCATTAAGTGTAATGCTGAACCGGTCGCTAATCATTGGGCAAACCAGGCATATTATTGGttctttctcaatcctctgttTTGCGTTTTAAATGTTCTTATTTGTCCAACAATTTTCTTGGTTGCAAATGGTTCAGAATTTTGTTCTGATAAGTGCTTAGTCGTCTTGTAAAAGAAATCTGGGAGCTTTTATGTTGTAGGTTTGCTAGTGTAAAGGTGCTTGCCTAGTTCTATTTTGGGtgttcgagtttttttttttagtttcatttaGATGTGTTTTATGGTGTCCTGGATCAGGCCTGCTTGTTACTGTGTTTTAGActtagaagaaaataaattgcTTAGAAATGAGAAGGCTATATTGGAAAGCAAGCATGGTAGTGTCATAAAAAActtgtttatgattttttatgtcATTGCAGTTATGTTCTCTTGCTTTTCTTGTGctcatttatgtttatttttggaCTTCTCTTTGTTCAGGGGTAAATATCCTTTTGGGGATTACATTTTGTATTCCAATCTCACCTTTACACTGAGAGAAGTTAAgcatttatggagacaaaatgGTTGTCTAAAGAAGTATGGAAGGCATCTTGTGATGAGgattgatgattttgagaagCCAACAAAAACAAATGCTCTCTGTGGCAATTGGAGGAAGTGGCCCCAACCTATCATATGGTAGAGTGTCAACTATGCCAATATAAATTGTGCTCGGATTTTTGTAGTTAAGGATGCATCATTACCTGCTACAATTCTTCAGGTATCAAGGCACCACGGATGCTGTAGCAGCTCAGTTTTTCTTGAAGAATGTACATCCTGATATGAGGAATGCTGTTTCTGAGTTATTTGGGAAGCCAGAATCTCTTCAATCTCGGCCTAATGTATTTGGAGAACTAATGAGAATTCTCATTTCTCCTTCAAGAGATGTTGAGGAAGCAGTAAATTGGGTTATTGGTAATGGTGGGAGAGATCCTGATATTACATTGCACATGCGGATGCTTATGAATAGGTATTCCAATAAACAATTCCAGTATTTATCGTATCTATTGGCTGACATTTTTTCTTGCAgagaaatttgattaaaaacatTTGGAAACACCTAAATTCTAAAAACTGAATATCCTTACACAAATTATAATATCTAAACTACATGTTTCGTGTGCTCTAAAACCAACCGACATTCTTGAAGAGATAATTAAGCATCTAGCACTGACAGGAATTTTAACTGATTCGTGATTCTGGTTCTTGTGTAACATGTTCAGGTCGGTGAGAGCTGCACAGGCTGCATTGAACTGCCTCAAAAGAGCAATACGCAACTTACAGCAAGGGTCAAGACCCAGGGTGGTTGTAATATCTGATACCCCTTCTTTTATAAAAGGCATCACACCAAATATAAGTGAAGTTGCTGAGGTAATGTATCCCCCCATCCCCACGTTTTTTTTCCCCCAAACACACCataaaagaaccaaaaaaaaaaaaaaaccaatgtTAGTGATAATTAACATTCATATATCCTATATAGGTAGAGATGCTGATGTATTTGCTTCCCTCCCCGGTCATCTCAGGTTCTTCATTTTGATTATGAACGTTTCAGAGGTAAAGTCTCTGATGATATTAAATCATTACCAAGTTTGGAGTTTAGGGTGAAAGATTGGGGGCCGGCACCCAGGTGGGTTGCTTTTGTGGACTTCTTTCTTGCATCTCGTGCAAAGCATGCAGTTGTTTCGGGGGCTCACAGACGTGTTGGGACTACCTATGCTCAATTAATTGCTGCATTAGCTGCGGCAGACAGTATAGGTAATGCTGCTTCCTGTGTTCTTCAACTCATTTGTATGCTGTGTTATCTTATAGTTGGCTTGATCCTTTCAGGAGAAAATTCAACAACTTCGAGGTTTTCTTTTCTAAGCAGCTTCCAGGGTAATTTGTTGGCAGAAGGTTTGAAGCTTCAGGTGGGTTGGGGACATGTATGGAACCGATTTGCGGGGCCATTGAGTTGTCGGGGACAGTCGAATCAGTGTGCTTTCACACCACTTCTTCCTCCTGCTTGGTGGGACGGCCAGTGGCAATCTCCAATTCCGCGCGATATTCATAGGTTGGAACAATACGGTATCCGACTCTCAGGCTTTGGAACAGTAGATGAAAATCAGATTCAGGCCTTTTGCAGTTCTAGGAAAAACATTGTGAAAACTGTTTCATTCATATAGAATAGATTTATGATGCATTACAACTTTATCGATCTATGAAGTGTTTATTCAGGTGATGCCTTCATGTGTGTGTCTCCAGCTATGTTTTGTGCgtttaatttttctcttttagcTTAACATGTTAATGAGAAAagtggaaaaggaaaagaaaagagacgggaatggaatggaatagaataAAGGAAAAAGGGAAGTCTGTTCCCAAACGCATCTTAAACTCAAATCACAGCTTGTTGTAAAAGGAAACGAGATCTTTATATCCACGGTTAGTTTTAAAACACAATTTGGCATTGGCATTGGCATTGGCATTGGCATCcccctttccttttcctttaaaGCACTATGCTTCTCTCTTTTCCAAGGGTTCCTAAATTCCAAggtgcatttattttatttataagaagagaGGAAAGCCTTCTTCCCAAGCCCTAAGATAATATAAGCACTGGTAGTGGCTTCAATGGAGGTAATCTTCTTCTATCTTTCAAGTCTATTCTGATCTGATGCTCTACTCGAATGTGAATCgatttttttccttcatatGCAATGATCGCTGAAGAGCGAACACGTAGCACCATGATTCCTAAAAAGCAAGGCTTGAATTCAAAATCTCTTAACATTAGAGGATTTTGAAGGAGCCATGGTAACACTTGAGATGCatatatctttttctttttcactgaGCAAAGCTTTCATACGTAGTCATTAGTGGTAAGAAATAGCAGCCATGAAGAAAGTGAAGAACACAAAGTATTTGTTTCTATAACTATTCCTATCTCCTTGTAAAataatttggtttttcttttccttctttaaaagaaattggAGATCCATCCCATCTCCtaaattaatcttattttaCTGCTATTGGACTTCAAGCATTTTTGGCTTTTTTACTTCCGTGACCGTTATTTTCTCTATTATGTTTATCAGCGTGAAGTGCAGTAGTTGTTTAAGAATCGACTTGTCAattgaaacataattttattattattattcattctaCTCGTGATTGAATCGACAGTTTATTTATCAACTTcagttgtttttattatttcattataaataaatatgatttcaatccaaacaaaaaaccaaaaagTTGAAAGACAAACAACCATagcctcaaaagaaaaacaatgaaGAACCAGTTGATTTTGACTGTCTTAATCAAACAAGGaaagaataaaacaaataataaatttctttattcCTTCCTTGCAAGTTACCTCAAAATCATTAAtggattaaatatttatggcaACATATCTCATTAAATGGATTTTATTTCTTCTGATTTAAACTTCATGATCCCAACTAcaatttttcatttccattttcatgtttaaaatcatcccaaaaatacaatttaatatatttactcaaaaacaaaagaaataaaataaaatgagatttttttgtttattacaTTAATTCTCTCATAAATGAGACAGAATTTAAAGATTATtgacaaaaacaaagaaaacatgtTAGTCTGTTATTATAGTAATGACGTATTATTGGGAATGGTGTTTTTCTTCTGATGTTGTCATTTTCCATTCTCATTACGTATGAAAAAAGTGTTGTTTGTTGATGCTTGTTTTCGTGAAATCAACGCGGAAGGCCAAAACGCGGATCACTCTTTTAAAACTGTTCATTATCAACTTAAAGTCTTCCAAATTTCAAGGCTTTTTCCACAAGTTATAAAGAGAGAAACAGAGGGGAAAAAACAAGGTAAAAGGTTTTCGTTTAATTGATCTGCAGGAAATGGGTTTTTGCCCTTGTTTTGGTTGGTCCAAAGGCAAGAAGCTGAAGGGCGATGACAAGAAAGAACTTGGCAGAAAATGCAAGCCTCAATTGTGTGCTGGTTAGTCCCTTTCATGCAAGatgttctctctttttttctttttttttctgggtTATTTTTTGTTGCATTCTTTATTGCTGTATATATGCC
The window above is part of the Gossypium raimondii isolate GPD5lz chromosome 9, ASM2569854v1, whole genome shotgun sequence genome. Proteins encoded here:
- the LOC105798480 gene encoding uncharacterized protein LOC105798480 isoform X1, with protein sequence MLHTTLQSPKTKSKRSSKMRYGISRRKRALLRCLFILFAAFTFITRLMLTLRSLDAPPTTTTTTSNGAMLDLPAQLELVDLKRVAFLSSAETPIQAGPKTKNCATVDEMGKVFKGRILKDSLRVRKLIQTHFSVNGAPRIRELPPEQFCRHGFVIGKASEAGFGNEMYKLLTAAALSVMLNRSLIIGQTRGKYPFGDYILYSNLTFTLREVKHLWRQNGCLKKYGRHLVMRIDDFEKPTKTNALCGNWRKWPQPIIWYQGTTDAVAAQFFLKNVHPDMRNAVSELFGKPESLQSRPNVFGELMRILISPSRDVEEAVNWVIGNGGRDPDITLHMRMLMNRSVRAAQAALNCLKRAIRNLQQGSRPRVVVISDTPSFIKGITPNISEVAEVLHFDYERFRGKVSDDIKSLPSLEFRVKDWGPAPRWVAFVDFFLASRAKHAVVSGAHRRVGTTYAQLIAALAAADSIGENSTTSRFSFLSSFQGNLLAEGLKLQVGWGHVWNRFAGPLSCRGQSNQCAFTPLLPPAWWDGQWQSPIPRDIHRLEQYGIRLSGFGTVDENQIQAFCSSRKNIVKTVSFI
- the LOC105798480 gene encoding uncharacterized protein LOC105798480 isoform X2, coding for MLHTTLQSPKTKSKRSSKMRYGISRRKRALLRCLFILFAAFTFITRLMLTLRSLDAPPTTTTTTSNGAMLDLPAQLELVDLKRVAFLSSAETPIQAGPKTKNCATVDEMGKVFKGRILKDSLRVRKLIQTHFSVNGAPRIRELPPEQFCRHGFVIGKASEAGFGNEMYKLLTAAALSVMLNRSLIIGQTRGKYPFGDYILYSNLTFTLREVKHLWRQNGCLKKYGRHLVMRIDDFEKPTKTNALCGNWRKWPQPIIWYQGTTDAVAAQFFLKNVHPDMRNAVSELFGKPESLQSRPNVFGELMRILISPSRDVEEAVNWVIGNGGRDPDITLHMRMLMNRSVRAAQAALNCLKRAIRNLQQGSRPRVVVISDTPSFIKGITPNISEVAEVLHFDYERFRGKVSDDIKSLPSLEFRVKDWGPAPRWVAFVDFFLASRAKHAVVSGAHRRVGTTYAQLIAALAAADSIASRVICWQKV